TTTGTGGAGTTCGGCGTGTTGACGCTGGCCGAGCGCGACGAAGAACTGGGGCTCGATGCGGGCGAGTATGTGGCGCTACTGAGCCACAGCGGAAGCCGTGGCGCCGGGGCGGCCGTTTGCAGCACGTACAGCGCGATCGCGCAATCCCGACTGCCGAGCGAACTGAAACAACTGGGGCGGTTGGCCTGGCTCGATCTTAAGAGCGAGGCGGGCCAAGAGTACTGGGCGGCCATGAATCTCATGGGCGACTACGCGGCAGCGAATCATGCGGTCATTCACCGCATGGTTTCCCACCTGCTAGGGGCGGAGATCGTTGCTGGCGTCGAGAACCACCACAACTTTGCGTGGATCGAACAGCATGGCGGACGCGATGTGGTGGTCCATCGCAAAGGGGCGACTCCGGCTGGGGCGGGCGTACTCGGCGTGATTCCGGGTTCGATGGCGGACCCTGCGTTCATCGTGCGCGGCCGCGGCAACGCCGAGAGTCTCGACTCGGCGTCGCATGGCGCGGGGCGGCAGATGTCGCGGACGAAGGCGAACGATATGTTCCGCTTCTCACAAGTGCGAAAGGAACTGGCCGAGCGCGGCATCGAGGTGCTGTCGGCCGGTTCGGACGAGGCACCGGGCGTTTACAAAAATATCAGACACGTGATGGCAGCACAGCAGGACTTGGTGAAGATCGTGGCGCAGTTCGATCCGAAGATCGTGAAAATGTGCGGCGACGGCAGCCGGGCGGAGGATTGAGGCGGCTTCCGCGGCGGGAAGCTGATACTGACGCCTACCCGCAACCTCCGTAAGAAGTTCTCTGCTTATAATTGAGTGGAGAGAATTCTTACGAAAACGTCAGACACCGCATTCAATCCCGCCCATGCGCTGGCCCCTTCGTCGCCAAATCTTACTCCCGCTCGTAGTGGTCGCGGTCGTTAGCCTAGCGGCGGTCGGCGCCATCAACGCGCGACTGGCGGCGCGACAGACGCGTGAGCAAATCGAGCAGCGGTTGCGCGGCGTCGTCGACGTACTGTCGACGACGAACTTCCCCCTGTCGGACAGTGTGCTGCGGCAGATGCGAGAGCTATCGAGCGCGGAGTTCGTGCTAACAGGCGGCTCTGGGGAGATTCTGGCGAGCAGCATCGAGAATCCGCCTTCGCAGTTTCCCGCGACTCTGGCGACGAGCGCGCCGCTGGATCGACTCGGCGCGCAGATCGCATGGAACGGCGCCGAATATTTTCATCACGCGACGCCCCTCCCGGCACGAGACGTCAATGGTTCCTCGCGCGTGCTCCATGTGTTGTTCCCGGTCAGCGAATACCAGCGGACCTGGCGCGAGGCGGTCGTCCCGCCGCTGATCGTCGGCGTCATTACCATCGGCGCGGTCGCGATAGTGGCGCAGCTTATTGCCGGGAGGTTGAGCCGCGCCGCTGCACAGCTTCAGCAGGAGGTGCTGCGGATTGCCACAGGCGACTTCGCTCCGGCTGCGCTTCCTGAAACAAATGACGAAATCCGCGACTTGTCGCTCGCCGTTAATCAAACGGCGGAGATGTTGGCGGATTACGAACAGCAGGTTCGCCGCACGGAGCAAATGCGCACCGTTGCTCTGTTAGGCGCAGGACTTGCGCATGAAATGCGCAATGCCGCAACCGGTTGCCGCATGGCGCTCGATTTACACGCCGAACTTTGCGACGCTGAAGACAATGAAAGCCTTTTCGTTGCAAAACGGCAGTTGCGTCTAATGGAAAGTCAGCTACAACGGTTTCTAAGAGCAGGGAAACCGCTCGACGATATTGAAAAGCGGGAAGTGAGTTTTTCAGCCTTAGTGGATGACTCGCTCTCGTTGGTCCAACCCTCCGTTCGCCACGCACGGGTAGAACTCGCCTGGAATCCTCCGCCGTTAGATTTCCTGGTCATGGCCGACCCGGAGGCGCTCGGTCAGGTGGTGCTCAACCTCTTGATCAATGCGATCGAAGCCGTTCAGCAGAACGGCGACGGCGTTCCGCGCACCATTGACATATCTTTACAGCAAACAGTTCGCGAGGAGGCGGAGCTAT
This sequence is a window from Lacipirellula parvula. Protein-coding genes within it:
- a CDS encoding RtcB family protein, with product MNRRQLQKLGVPPKFAAAAIDALRDAASQDLGFGLKGKRAKELVQDVVRTPQTFVNDPVWGKLASEMLGYEPIELREPISYRTWGDEIDPAAHAQMRDACRVPSAVGAALMPDAHVGYGLPIGGVLACENAVIPYAVGVDIACRMKLSVLDVPVESLAERREPFRVAIEKGTRFGVGCEHKPKQAHEVMDADWSVSRITRERKDTAWKQLGTSGSGNHFVEFGVLTLAERDEELGLDAGEYVALLSHSGSRGAGAAVCSTYSAIAQSRLPSELKQLGRLAWLDLKSEAGQEYWAAMNLMGDYAAANHAVIHRMVSHLLGAEIVAGVENHHNFAWIEQHGGRDVVVHRKGATPAGAGVLGVIPGSMADPAFIVRGRGNAESLDSASHGAGRQMSRTKANDMFRFSQVRKELAERGIEVLSAGSDEAPGVYKNIRHVMAAQQDLVKIVAQFDPKIVKMCGDGSRAED
- a CDS encoding sensor histidine kinase → MVAVVSLAAVGAINARLAARQTREQIEQRLRGVVDVLSTTNFPLSDSVLRQMRELSSAEFVLTGGSGEILASSIENPPSQFPATLATSAPLDRLGAQIAWNGAEYFHHATPLPARDVNGSSRVLHVLFPVSEYQRTWREAVVPPLIVGVITIGAVAIVAQLIAGRLSRAAAQLQQEVLRIATGDFAPAALPETNDEIRDLSLAVNQTAEMLADYEQQVRRTEQMRTVALLGAGLAHEMRNAATGCRMALDLHAELCDAEDNESLFVAKRQLRLMESQLQRFLRAGKPLDDIEKREVSFSALVDDSLSLVQPSVRHARVELAWNPPPLDFLVMADPEALGQVVLNLLINAIEAVQQNGDGVPRTIDISLQQTVREEAELSVLDSGPGPKNSVNPGLFDPFVTSKAEGVGLGLAVARQIVEAHGGSIEWSRTGEITTFRVVIPLFRKGAAGV